Below is a window of Virgibacillus sp. NKC19-3 DNA.
CGTAATTGGCGGACCTCTACTGCAAATATATATCCCTGAACAGTTACGCGACGCTCCTCTTCCTGAATTTCTTCCATTTGCATAACATCATCTTGAATTTTATATCCAATCATAAATGGCTTATTGTCAGGCTGTGATTTATCTTTATCGCGTTTTTCTTTTTCCTGGACTGTTTTCAAGACCACTTGCTGATCCTCTAAGGCCGTTTGTTCTTTGAATTTTTGAATCGTCTCTGTTTCCGTTTTTACGGTGATTTCCATCGAATAACGCATAGCACCAATTTTCGTGCAATATGCTTGGAAACTTTCCTCCAAGCGTTTCTTTAAAGCCGTTGCTTCCGCTTCATTCCTTGAAGTTAACATAATCTTATTATTGTTTACTTGTGGGATTTGTGTTTGAACTAAATCTTTATACGCTGGTGATAGCTTGGTTAAATTCTGTATGAAATTTTTCCAATAATCACGAATAATGGAAGGATCACAGTTTTTTTCCTCTGTGTAAATCGTTACATCCAAGTTGGCGAATTGCTGAAATGTCTCCTGTAATTTCGTTGTTAATAATAAATAGATATGTAATGGCAATACACGCTTTACATGGATGTGAAAATGCCAGGTACGTGTTTGTTTATACACTTCTAACTTGTCTAAATAGCTTTCCAAAAAATAATCATTACTATATTCTTCCGGCATTTGTAGTTGACTAAGTAGTACATTCATTTTCTCTCGTTTTGATATATCCATCTATTCCCCTCCTCATACTCTGACCTCCGGGCCATAATGATGGAAACCCTTGCCGAAAGTAAAAGACAAGGGTTTTCACGTCAAGTTAAATCATTATCCTATGCTACAAGAAGAGCCGTTGTATATCATTCCATGTAACGACAATCATTAGCAGCATTAACAGTGCAAACCCCACAAAATGGAAGATTCCTTCTTTTTCAGGGGAAACTGGTTTGCCGCGTATTGCTTCTATGCCAACAAACATTAATCGTCCTCCGTCAAGTGCAGGCAGTGGTACCAAATTTACAATACCCAGGTTAACACTTAAAATAGCGGTAAACATGATGAAATTCATCAAACCGGTCTGAACAACTTGATCTGTCGCATCATATATACCAACAGGACCAGACAATAATTCAATGGAAACTTGCCCGGTAATCAACATACCCAAGTTCGTTAAAATCGTTCTGGTTGTCTCATATGTCTGGGTAAATCCATATTCAAAGGTACCTAAGAAAGATTTTTCAAACGCCCTTTGAACTCCAGCTTGTCCAATTGATTGTCCCTCTACCTGCGTTTCAATCTCGTCTGGAACGACCGTCACCGTTTGTTCTTCTCCATTACGATCGATTGTCATATCTAATTCTTCTCCCGGGTTTTCTTGTACAATAGCAGTAAAGTCTTCCCATGTCGCTATAGAATTTCCTTCAATCTCTATAATTTCATCATTCGCCTGTAACCCTGCTTCCTCTGCCGGACTTCCTTCTACAACTTCACTCATTTTAGCCTCATCCACAGGCACACCCTGAATCATTCCTAAAATAAGAAAAAGCACAATCGCCAGCAGAAAGTTCATCATGGGACCTGCAAACAACTGCATTGCTCTTTTTCCGGGGCTCTTAGAAGCAAATTGGCGGTCATATGGGGCAATTTGTGTTTCTCGCTCGTCCATGATAAAGAACGCCTTCGGATCTACATCAAAGCGTAACTTCTCTTCTTCATCTATCTCATAGCCTTCTATAATTAATTCATGATCCAGATCTGCATGTTCGACTTCAATAACACGGGCATTTGGATGTTTTGATTTATTGTTAACAATAATTTTATCAATTTTTCCTGCATCATTAAACTCAAGTCCAATATGATGACCAGGTTTTAATTCAATAATCTCGGGATCTTCACCCGCAACACGTACATAGCCACCAGCCGGGATCAAACGTATCGTATATAACGTTTCATTTCTGGTAAATGAAAAAACCTTTGGTCCAAAGCCAATAGCAAATTCACGTGCCAGCATTCCAGCACGTTTTGCAAAGATTAAATGACCCCACTCATGAATAAACACCAATAGGCCAAACATGAATACAAAAGCTATAACTGTTGTCAAAAAAAGCACCTTCCTTTGCTCAGATAAATCCACGCCTGTATGATAGTAATCATCATAACACAGCATTGGCCCTGATGGAACTATGATAATTGTTACACCTAAAATGTTAGCAACACGCGCATTATAAGTATATTTATATAAATCCTATAAAATGCAACAATGGCAAAACAAAAAGCAAGCTATCGAAACGGTCTAATATTCCACCGTGTCCCGGCAAAATATTTCCTGAATCCTTTACATTGTAATGCCGTTTAAACGCTGATTCCACTAAATCACCAATTTGTCCAAAAATAGATGCCACAATTGTTGCTCCAACTACAACAAGCATAGAAAAAGGAAATGGATAGGTAAGCTGAAATACAATTGAAACTATACAAGCCAAGAGCACACCGCCTAATGCTCCTTCAATTGTCTTCTTTGGACTTATTTTGGGCCAAAGCTTTCTCTTGCCCAATAAGCGTCCAAATACATAAGCACCTGTATCTGTTGCCCAGACAATAAATAATGCATAAAAAATATAATTAAGACCTGCATTACGTGTTTCAATTAAATAATAGAATCCCATTCCTATATATATAACGGCTAAAAGTATAAATCCGGCATCATCAAACGTAAATTTATTCTTTACTAATACGGTGTAAGAAAGCAACAACAATACAAAAACCGTTACTACTTCCGTTTGTGTTAAGTCCGTGATCCCAATATAACCAGATGCGCTATGTATAGGAAATAGGGTTATCCATAAAAATACTATTGCTAATATAGACGGTAGTGAATACATGTCTATTTTATGCATTCTCATAAGTTCCATTAATCCGATTGTAGCTATTACATAAACAAAAAGTGTAAAAGGCAGGCCTCCATAGATGACAAATGGAAGAAGCACAATTATTGCTAAAATCGCTGTTAGAGTTCGTTGCATCATATCCTATTCATCACCCTAAATACCTCCATATCGCCTTTTTCGTAGTTGATATTCATGAATAGCCTGCTGGAAAGTTTCCTCATTAAAATCCGGCCATAATACATCTGTAAACCAAAATTCGGTATAGGCTAACTGCCATAACAAAAAATTACTTAACCGCTGTTCTCCACTGGTACGTATTAATAAATCAGGGTCACTAATTCCTTGTGTATATAAGTATTTTGAAAATATTTCTTCATCAACTGCTTCTACGGATAATTTTGAGCCATCTATGTCTGTCATTATTTGCTTAATTGCCTGCATAATTTCGAATCTACTACCATAGTTTAAAGCAAAATTTAATAATAATCCATCATTATTCTTTGTTTTATCTTTCGCATACTGGATTACTTTTTTTGTATCTTTAGGTAATGCTTCCACTTCACCAATCGTATCAAGCCTTACATTGTTTTCGATGAGTTCCGGCAGGTAAACATCCAGAAATTCTTTTGGAAGCTTCATGATAAAATCGACCTCGGATTTTGGTCGCTTCCAGTTTTCTGTTGAAAATGTGTACAGTGTAAGAATTTGTACGTTATGATTAGAAGCTGTCTTTACAATATCTTTAACAACCCTTACTCCTTCTCTATGACCAGCAATACGTGGAAGCCCACGTTTCTTTGCCCATCTGCCATTTCCATCCATAATAATTGCCACATGGTCCGGGGTGTTTTCTAAATCACTTGGTTGGGTTTCCTTTTTCTGTTTATTATTTATAAAAGGAAGTTTCATTGACATAGTTTTGTCCTCCAAATATTGTTGATTATCCATTTACAATCCTTTAACTATAATCAATATGAAGGAAAAAGAATTATAATACTATACGATCAGGATGAATCATCATTATATCATTAAAATCAATGTTTATTACAATTTTTATGTAAGAAGAATACGAAAGCCCCCTTAAACAAGAGGGCTACCTGCATCTTATTTTACACTTTATTGAAGCAATAATAAAGATTTCAAGTAATAAAATTTTAGAAAGACTATACTTCCATAATATCATTTTCTTTGTCTTTAGCAATTTGATCAATTTTTGCGGTTTGCGTATCTGTTTCTTTTTGCACCCTGTCCTGCAGGCCACGTAGATCATCTTCGGTGAGTTCATTATTCTTTTCAGCCTTTTTCAACTGATCATTTGCTTCACGACGAATATTCCGTACTTGGACACGTGCTTCTTCCGCATATTTACCTACCACTTTCACTAAATCTTTCCGTCTTTCTTCCGTTAAAGCCGGTATGTTTATACGTATAACATTTCCATCATTTGTTGGTGAAACGCCAAGATCAGCTTTTTGAATTGCTTTTTCAACATCAGAAAGTGATGATTTATCATATGGTGAAATGACCAGTAATCTTGCCTCTGGTACGGAAATAGAGGATAGTTGGTTTAGTGGTGTTGTTGCACCATAGTAATCTACATAAACATTATCCAGTAAGTTCGCGCTTGCTCTACCCGCTCTTACAGTTGCCAGTGTCTTAGAGAATGCCTGTACCGCTTGTTCCATTTTTTCCTGCATCTCTTTAACGATCTTGTCCGACATAACTATTTCCCCCTTAATATTGTTCCAATGGTTTCGCCAGCAACAACACGTTTTATATTGCCTTCTTCCATAATGGAAAATACAATTAATTGAATATCATTATCCATACATAAGGATGACGCTGTTGAATCCATAACGCCGAGATCCTCATTCAACATTTCCAGAAATGTTAAACTTTCATACTTCTGGGCAGATTTATTGGTTTTCGGATCATCCGTATATACACCATCTACATTATTCTTGGCCATCAGAATTACTTCTGCCTCAATCTCTGCAGCCCGTAATGCTGCAGTTGTATCTGTAGAAAAGTAAGGATTTCCGGTACCTGCAGCGAAGATAACAACACGTTTCTTTTCTAAATGACGAATTGCTTTTCTTCTAATATAAGGCTCAGCTACCTGACGCATTTCAATTGATGTTTGTACACGAGTTGGAATATCAATGGTTTCCAGAGCATCCTGGAGTGCAAGAGAATTCATGATCGTTGCTAACATTCCCATATAATCAGCTGTTGCGCGATCCATTCCCATTTCGCTGCCGACTTTTCCACGCCATATATTTCCTCCACCCACAACGATGGCGATTTCAACCCCAAGTTCTGCCACTTCTTTTACTTGGCTTGCGATGGATTGAATGACTTTAGGTTCAATGCCATTTCCATGTTCGCCACTTAAAGCTTCTCCACTTAATTTGAGTACAATTCTACGGTAACGAGCAGTTGTCATAAATACCTCCATCGATGAACTTATATCCTGGGTAGGGAACCTGTCACGTTCCCTATATCAGGTTACATTATTTTTTAATCTGATTCATAACTTCTTCAGCAAAGTTCTCTTCACGTTTCTCCATACCTTCGCCTACTTCATAGCGTACAAATGAGTTGACGCTCGCACCTTTATCTGCTACATATTTTTTTACTTTTTGATCTGGATCTTTCACAAAATCCTGTTCCAACAAGCAAATTTCTCCAAAGAATTTGCCGAGACGTCCTTCGACCATTTTTTCAACAATGTTTTCGGGTTTTCCCTCATTTAAAGCTTGTGTTTTCAACACTTCGCGCTCTTGGTTAACCTCTTCTTCCGGAACTTCGTCACGTGACACATAACGAGGATTAGATGCTGCAATATGCATAGCTATATCCTTCGCAAGTTGTCCGTCCTGTGTACCTTCAACAAGTGACAGTACACCAATATTTCCACCCATATGCAGATAAGATCCAAATGTATCATTATCTGTTTTATTTAATAATGTAAATCGACGCAATGAAATTTTTTCACCAATTTTTGCAATTGTTGCATTGATATAATCCTCCACTGTTTCACTACCGTTTCCATGTAACGGTTGCTTCATTACCGTGTCCATATCAGCAGGCTGTTGTTTTACAATATGCTCTCCAAGTTCTGATAATAATTGTTGGAACTGATCGTTTTTTGTCACAAAGTCCGTTTCACAATTGACTTCTAATAGAACTGCGGAATTACCATCTGTTTCAATATAAGTAGCACCTTCTGCAGCAACCCGATCAGCCTTTTTAGCGGCTTTAGAGATCCCTTTCTCACGCAAATAGTTAATGGCTTTATCCATATCTCCATCTGTTTCCTGTAGTGCTTTTTTACAATCCATCATACCTGCACCAGTTCTTTCACGTAATTCTTTCACCATTTTAGCATCAATAGCCATTTCATATATCCTCCTTTGAATATTCTTTTTAAAAAAGGTGATAAAAGGCTCTTATCCTCTTATCACCTCACCTTTTCTACTATTAATTACACTTGTTTAGATTCAGCATTCGTGTCTGTTTCAACTTCAGCGTCCGTTTCTTCTACAGTTGCTTCTTCGCTTCCTTCTTCATTCGCTTCTGATTGTACGTTTTCTGGTACCTCTTCTGTTTCTTCACCTTGTTTCACTTCCAGAATAGCGTCAGCGATTTTGGAAGTCAATAGTTTCACCGCACGAATGGCATCATCATTTGCTGGAATAACATAATCAATTTCATCCGGATCACAATTTGTATCCACCATTGCAATGATTGGAATGTTTAACTTATGTGCCTCAGCAATTGCAATCCGCTCTTTACGTGGATCAATAACGAACATAGCATCCGGTAATTTATCCATTTCTTTAATTCCGCCTAAGAATTTCATTAAGCGATCTTTTTCTTTTAATACATCAACAACTTCTTTTTTGGGTAGCACTTCAAATGTTCCATCTTCTTCCATCCGTTCAATATCTTTAAGGCGGGTAATACGTTTACGAATGGTTTGGAAGTTTGTAAGTGTACCTCCTAACCAGCGCTGGTTAATATAGAACATTCCTGAACGTACTGCCTCATCACGAACAGACTCTTGTGCTTGTTTTTTCGTACCAACGAAAAGAATCGAACCACCATTTGATGCGATTTCTTTTACATATTTGTATGCTTCATCAACCTTTTTAACTGTTTTTTGAAGGTCAATGATGTAAATGCCGTTACGTTCTGTGAAGATGTATTTCTTCATCTTTGGATTCCAACGGCGCGTCTGATGCCCAAAATGTACACCAGCTTCCAATAATTGTTTCATTGATATTGCTGCCATAAAAAATTCCTCCTAATTGGTTTTTTTCCTCCGCTTAGATCATTTTTGGATAAAGACCATGATTGAACTGGCACCTTCTATTCAAATTACTAAACGTGTGTGATGAAACTTGCTCATCGTATGAACATAGTACTTACACCAAAAGTTACTATATCACATAGGGGGCATGTAATCAAGCATTAACTTATTTTTCTATGCATATAATTTAATCATAAGTGAGGCCTCAGTTTTGCCGCAGTTTATACTCCCGGGAAATTTCAGATTCTGAAAATCCTTCCATATGTAGCTAGAGGGGTCTTGCTTGTAGTGATGTTTTTTCGACCGTCTAGGATATGTAAAATAATGATCAGTAAAAATAATATCTTTACATTAAACGACCTTTACTATTGTTTACCAAAATAAGAATCATTCATAAACGCATTTCTATGTTTTTGCATCTGCTCATTCATGATAGATAATGCCTGTATTCTTTAGTTTTTTTCTTCACTTAAAAATAACTTTTTATGTATTTGTGAAATGCTTAGCATAGTTAAATCAAACGCGTTAGCAAGCTCTACCAACGTTCATTTATAAAATAAACGAAGCATCATGAAAATAGAATACAAATCCCTTCTACTAATATAGTAAAACCATCATCTAAAGCAAAGCTGTTGGCTAAGCCCCCAAATCTTTTCGACAAACAGAACTATTTCCATGTCCTCCGCCTAAACGATAATGATGTGTGTAGCTTCTTTTGGATCAATTCTCTTGATAGCGAAACGAGTGTTTCAAAGATCTTTTCTTAATAGGATATAAAAGAAAAAAAGCTAGAGCACGCTAGCTTTTTTAT
It encodes the following:
- a CDS encoding phosphatidate cytidylyltransferase, with the translated sequence MMQRTLTAILAIIVLLPFVIYGGLPFTLFVYVIATIGLMELMRMHKIDMYSLPSILAIVFLWITLFPIHSASGYIGITDLTQTEVVTVFVLLLLSYTVLVKNKFTFDDAGFILLAVIYIGMGFYYLIETRNAGLNYIFYALFIVWATDTGAYVFGRLLGKRKLWPKISPKKTIEGALGGVLLACIVSIVFQLTYPFPFSMLVVVGATIVASIFGQIGDLVESAFKRHYNVKDSGNILPGHGGILDRFDSLLFVLPLLHFIGFI
- a CDS encoding isoprenyl transferase; amino-acid sequence: MSMKLPFINNKQKKETQPSDLENTPDHVAIIMDGNGRWAKKRGLPRIAGHREGVRVVKDIVKTASNHNVQILTLYTFSTENWKRPKSEVDFIMKLPKEFLDVYLPELIENNVRLDTIGEVEALPKDTKKVIQYAKDKTKNNDGLLLNFALNYGSRFEIMQAIKQIMTDIDGSKLSVEAVDEEIFSKYLYTQGISDPDLLIRTSGEQRLSNFLLWQLAYTEFWFTDVLWPDFNEETFQQAIHEYQLRKRRYGGI
- the tsf gene encoding translation elongation factor Ts, whose protein sequence is MAIDAKMVKELRERTGAGMMDCKKALQETDGDMDKAINYLREKGISKAAKKADRVAAEGATYIETDGNSAVLLEVNCETDFVTKNDQFQQLLSELGEHIVKQQPADMDTVMKQPLHGNGSETVEDYINATIAKIGEKISLRRFTLLNKTDNDTFGSYLHMGGNIGVLSLVEGTQDGQLAKDIAMHIAASNPRYVSRDEVPEEEVNQEREVLKTQALNEGKPENIVEKMVEGRLGKFFGEICLLEQDFVKDPDQKVKKYVADKGASVNSFVRYEVGEGMEKREENFAEEVMNQIKK
- the rseP gene encoding RIP metalloprotease RseP, with protein sequence MTTVIAFVFMFGLLVFIHEWGHLIFAKRAGMLAREFAIGFGPKVFSFTRNETLYTIRLIPAGGYVRVAGEDPEIIELKPGHHIGLEFNDAGKIDKIIVNNKSKHPNARVIEVEHADLDHELIIEGYEIDEEEKLRFDVDPKAFFIMDERETQIAPYDRQFASKSPGKRAMQLFAGPMMNFLLAIVLFLILGMIQGVPVDEAKMSEVVEGSPAEEAGLQANDEIIEIEGNSIATWEDFTAIVQENPGEELDMTIDRNGEEQTVTVVPDEIETQVEGQSIGQAGVQRAFEKSFLGTFEYGFTQTYETTRTILTNLGMLITGQVSIELLSGPVGIYDATDQVVQTGLMNFIMFTAILSVNLGIVNLVPLPALDGGRLMFVGIEAIRGKPVSPEKEGIFHFVGFALLMLLMIVVTWNDIQRLFL
- the rpsB gene encoding 30S ribosomal protein S2, whose translation is MAAISMKQLLEAGVHFGHQTRRWNPKMKKYIFTERNGIYIIDLQKTVKKVDEAYKYVKEIASNGGSILFVGTKKQAQESVRDEAVRSGMFYINQRWLGGTLTNFQTIRKRITRLKDIERMEEDGTFEVLPKKEVVDVLKEKDRLMKFLGGIKEMDKLPDAMFVIDPRKERIAIAEAHKLNIPIIAMVDTNCDPDEIDYVIPANDDAIRAVKLLTSKIADAILEVKQGEETEEVPENVQSEANEEGSEEATVEETDAEVETDTNAESKQV
- the frr gene encoding ribosome recycling factor, with product MSDKIVKEMQEKMEQAVQAFSKTLATVRAGRASANLLDNVYVDYYGATTPLNQLSSISVPEARLLVISPYDKSSLSDVEKAIQKADLGVSPTNDGNVIRINIPALTEERRKDLVKVVGKYAEEARVQVRNIRREANDQLKKAEKNNELTEDDLRGLQDRVQKETDTQTAKIDQIAKDKENDIMEV
- the pyrH gene encoding UMP kinase translates to MTTARYRRIVLKLSGEALSGEHGNGIEPKVIQSIASQVKEVAELGVEIAIVVGGGNIWRGKVGSEMGMDRATADYMGMLATIMNSLALQDALETIDIPTRVQTSIEMRQVAEPYIRRKAIRHLEKKRVVIFAAGTGNPYFSTDTTAALRAAEIEAEVILMAKNNVDGVYTDDPKTNKSAQKYESLTFLEMLNEDLGVMDSTASSLCMDNDIQLIVFSIMEEGNIKRVVAGETIGTILRGK